TGATTCCAAATTCTCCTATACAAATTCAAATGCAATTCATTGTTGTTAACTATGCACAACAAATCAATATCAATATTAGAGTTGAGACTACAGTATATCAAACCTGTTTCTAATTGAATATTGCAAATTATCATAAAAAGATATCTTGATCCAACACTATCAATGCATCAATACAtcatttattaatctttactCTTACAGGGTATATATAAACAAAAATGGTATGAATGTAAGAGGACAGTCATTTTAAACAATCATTTTAACAAACTCCATCATAATCTTCATATTAATTGTTCGTAATTGTGATATAGTACACATTTTGCTCCCCATAGTCGAGTCACGCTATTTTGATGAAAGTTAAAATGCTAAAACGTTGCATTGAGCATTATCGCAAGCATTTTGTAAAGAAGAACAAATTTGTCAAGGAACCAGTTAGTCTAAAACCTCAAGTTGTTAGAGGAATGCCTtttccaggatcttatattattataacactccccctcacttgagTGCTCATTTTTGGGTCGAAAAGTGGATCACGGACCCATCTTTGGGACATTAATTTGCCTTTCGTGCCACTATAAATTGTGAGAGATATTGGGGGTGACATGGATCAAACCTGAGTCCTCTGTCAgcctgagctctgataccatgtcaaAAAACCAGTTACTCTGCAATAGAGTCACACAATCCTTACTTTGTGCAGAAGTGTAATCCAGCCGGAGTCTGTGGCCTATCATCACTCCAAAAAATAACCAATGCAATGAGAATGATTGCGTATGAGGTACCTGCAGATTCGGTGGATGATTACATTCAAATTGGTGAAAGTACTGCAATAGAAAGTTTAAGAAAATTTGTCATATCAATTAATCAGATATTTGGGGAGCAGTACTTAAGGTCTCCAAATAAGATTGATATTAAAAGATTGACCAAGATTGCAGAGAAAAAGGGGTTTCCGGGTATGTTAGGGAGCATAGATTGTATGCACTGGAGGTGGAAAAACTACCCGACTGCTTGGCATGGAGCATTTTCAGGTTGCTGTCACGAACCAACAATTATACTTGAAGCCATAGCTTCACATGATTTATGGACAAGCATGCTTATTTTGGATTGCCAGGCACACTGAATGATATTAACGTATTGGATCGGtcaaatttattttcagaatGGGCACAAGGTCGAGCCCCAAAAGTTAATTATATTTTGAATGGGCACGATTATGATATGGGATACTATCTTGCCGATGGCATATATCCTCCTTACCCTACTTTTGTCAAGACCATTTCTGCTCCGCAAGGAAATAAGGGAAAACATTTTGCTAAGATGCAAGAATCTGTTCGAAAGGATGTATAAAGAGCATTTGGTGTACTTAAAGCTCGATTTGCTATAGTGCGAGGACCAGCTCATTTTTGGGACATCGAAACGCTAAAGTATATTATGTTGGCATGTATAATTATGCATAACATGATTATTGAAGACGAAAGAGAGCTGTCTTTCAATGATTTCTTTCTTCCTTGAGTTAAAATATTTTCTTTCAATTTCCCCCATAGAACTTGTATCCACTGTCATTATTTTGGCATCAGCTTCGTTTTGTGCATAAGCTTCTTTTATCTTCTCACGTTCATCTTTTTCTTTTTCGCGTTCAACTTTCTCTTTTGCTAATTGTATCATCTCTTTAAAATGTTCATTCCTTTGTTTTTTGGATTCAAGTTGATCAGCTTTCATTTGTTCCAAAATGGCAGCTCCACCATCATCAATTTCATTTTCTAATCTTTTCCTTTTTTTCTCGATCTCTTTTGCAGCTTTCCTCCCAACTGGTCTTTTAAGTTACGAGTCCTTAATTTGGTGAACGAGTTTAGACACTGTTAGACTTACTCTTAGATTTGTGATCAAAGTTTAGTTAATTTTACTGTAAAAAATTATAAGACATGTGACATAAAATTTATACAATACCAAGTTGATAAGATATTTGTCGTTCTCGATAATatcatatcagaatttatttttTACGGCCTTCcactaatatatatcaattttgcATCGATTATGAGTCAGAATCCACAAATTCAAAATCTAAGTTAGAAAATAAATAAAGGGATGCAACTTTGATCTCTGTATTAAATTCAAAACTCATGCTTTGGTATAGAAGGAATAATGGTGTTCAAAGCTCAAGTTTCTTCTCTCCCACTTAATCACATCAGGTTATGTGCACAACAAACCTAGTTACATTGAGTATACACATAAAAGTTGATATATTAAACAAAACAGTATTATTGTGTCAATTAAAAAGCAAATTTCAAGTATATAACTTCAGGTATTGCTCTGGGTCTCTGCTTGAGAATTCGCTGCTCCCTATAGAAGTGGTGACTGTTAATCTACGAGTTTATGATGATATTCAAATTGCAACATATCAGACAGCAGTTTAGAGTCCAGAGTTTGCAGTTTGTTCAGAAGTTCCAGCAGAGGCTATTTCTCAGGATtaggtttgttagggttttgtgtaaatcttgtttatctggataaaccttatctcaaacaaactcatcaccttatcttataaatcaagtttaaaatctctcaagccttatctctttacttgatttatcattttcaaacgtactaacagattagtttcaaagattcattcaaaatattttcaaacaaacttatcttccaaccttctcttgtgtttgaaaataaatctgttagaactttgcttataaatacaactcttcatttcagatttgtagctaacactttcacgagaatctttcatcatctgaaatcattttcttgtttcatacccgagatattcatatc
The sequence above is drawn from the Apium graveolens cultivar Ventura chromosome 2, ASM990537v1, whole genome shotgun sequence genome and encodes:
- the LOC141706505 gene encoding uncharacterized protein LOC141706505 — encoded protein: MRMIAYEVPADSVDDYIQIGESTAIESLRKFVISINQIFGEQYLRSPNKIDIKRLTKIAEKKGFPGTLNDINVLDRSNLFSEWAQGRAPKVNYILNGHDYDMGYYLADGIYPPYPTFVKTISAPQGNKGKHFAKMQESVRKDV